The following is a genomic window from Parabacteroides johnsonii DSM 18315.
GAGCATTAGCCTGGCTTCGGAGGTGCAGAAATGTTTTACTTCCGCCAAGCGTAATAACAGAGGAGTGCGACAGGCAGGCTTCCTTGTGTTGCGTAAGACGAGCATGCCGAGTATTCTTGTGGAATTAGGATATATTTCGAATCCGGCGGAAGAACGCTTCATGAAAACAAAGGAGGGGCAAAACAAGCTGGCAACTGCCATTTATAATGCTTTTACAAAATATAAGTGGGAATATGACCGCAAGCGCGGTGCGTTAGCAGGAAGTGCAAATGCTGCTCCTATATTGGAAGTTGAAGAGAATGTTGCAGATAATCAAACGATTCCCGCTCCTCCCGGAAGTGAAGAATATATTCGCCAAAAGAAGAATGTTGAGGGATCCAGCCAGAGCCGCGTCTCCAAGCAGGTAGCCTCCGCGAAGCAAGCGGGCCAGGTTAAAAAGGGGCAAACGATTTATAAAATACAAATACTTACCTCGGATAAAAAACTTTCTCCCGGTTCTAAATTGTTTAAAGGATATAAGAATGTCGATTGCTTTATTGAGAAAGGTATTTACAAGTATACATATGGCGAGACGACAAGTTTCGATACTATCCGCAAGTTGCGCCGGCAAGTTGCGAAAGATTTTAAAGATGCTTTTATAGTCGCCTTTAAGGATGGGAAGAAAGTGAAATATTGATAGTAACAGAATTTATATTATATACAGAGAAGAAATGAAAAATGTATTCACCAAAGAGGCAAAGATCGGACTTGTGTCTATAGTCAGTCTGGCATTGCTATATTTAGGAATTAATTACTTGAAAGGGATCAATCTGTTTAAACCGACAAACCATTATGTAGTGGCTTGTACGAATGTAAAGGGAGTGACGGTTTCGAGTCCTGTATTTGTAGAAGGCTTTAAAGTCGGTTTGGTGCGTGAGATTGTTTATGATTATGATGCCGTCGATAAGATTTCGATTGATATCAGCCTGGAAGACCATATGAAAATTAATAAAGGTAGCTATATTACGATCGTGAACAGTTTTCTTGGT
Proteins encoded in this region:
- a CDS encoding N-acetylmuramoyl-L-alanine amidase family protein, encoding MAKRTFLYINLVVALFFVLPVLQAKEKTFTVVIDAGHGGKDPGARGSSINEKAINLAVALKLGSLISEKHNDVKVIYTRKTDVFIELDERANIANRNKADLFISIHTNAVKRGSAVSGTETYTLGLARTDENLEVAMRENSAILLEDNYLQKYEGFDPTSSESYIIFEFMQNKHMEQSISLASEVQKCFTSAKRNNRGVRQAGFLVLRKTSMPSILVELGYISNPAEERFMKTKEGQNKLATAIYNAFTKYKWEYDRKRGALAGSANAAPILEVEENVADNQTIPAPPGSEEYIRQKKNVEGSSQSRVSKQVASAKQAGQVKKGQTIYKIQILTSDKKLSPGSKLFKGYKNVDCFIEKGIYKYTYGETTSFDTIRKLRRQVAKDFKDAFIVAFKDGKKVKY